The Persephonella atlantica region AACATTCCCATATTCCCCGTTCACTGAAGAGTTTATACCTATAAGGGAGTTTTTCACTTTTCCTGTCTGCCAGCCGTAAGATAAACCACTTTTAAGATAAATTCTCTGGAAGAGTTTGTAAGCACCTTTTACCGATACACCAACCCTATAAGTTTTAATTTTTGTTCTGCTGTCAGGTAAATATTTGAGTGTGGTTTGACTGTTATCCTTGGTGTTATAATTCTTAATGTAGGGAAGAGAAATTCCGAGAAATCCAGCAATTCCAAGGAAATAGTTGTCTTTCTTTACAAAGTCATAACCTGTCTCTAACTGTCCGTCAAATCCTTCTAATTTATAATCCATTACAGGCTTATAATCTGTAGGAAAAGGTTCAACTGATGAGTTATAGAGGTCTAAAATTTTCTTCTCTTTCTGCGATAGTATGTAACTCAGATTATAGCCGTAAAAAAGTCCAGTATTTAGAACATTTTTATGAAACTCAGAAATAGAAAACACACTTACTTTATCCTCAAGCTTGTCTGAAAAACCAAAAATTTTACTTTTAACTGAAAAAGTTCCGTAACCATATCTAAACTCTGCACTGAAAGAAGGAAAAATCAAAGCAAAAAAAGAAAAAATTACTACAAGAACTGCTGACATTGTTACCTCCATAAAAAAAGCCCCTAACGGGGCTTTCAAAACTATTTTTCTGGTTTTTCATCTATAGGAACAGCTGGTGTCATACCAAGGGTTAGAGCTCTTTTTCTTTCTATCATGTAGTAAAGAACGGGAACGACAACAAGTGTAATCAGTGTAGAAGCTCCTGTCCCAAATATCAGAGCAATAGCAAGACCATTAAATATAGGGTCAAATATGATAACAAAGGCTCCTACTATTATTGCTGCAGCAGTAAGCAAAATTGGTCTTGTTCTTACAATACCAGCTTCAAGAAGTGCTTCCTCAACAGAGTAGCCTTCTTTCAGTTTATCCTCTGCAAACTGGACAAGAAGTATAGAGTTTCTCAGTATTATCCCTGCAAGAGCTATAAAACCTATCATAGATGTGGCTGTAAAGAATGCTCCCATCAGCCAGTGACCGGGAACAATTCCGACTAAAGTAAATGGTATAGGAGACATGATTACAGCAGGCATTCTGAAAGAGCCAAACCATCCAACCAGTAACATGTACAGAACAACAATTGCAACAGCAAATGCTATTCCCATATCTCTAAATGTTTCGTATGTTATCTGCCATTCTCCGTCCCATTTTACATAATATCTGTCTTCTATCTCAGGCTGGTGTGTTAAAAGCTCTGTTACACCTTTTCCATCTGGTGTTTTTATCTCTTTTATCTTATCCCACAGGTCAATGATAGGATAGACAGGGGAACCTATTGTGTCGTTAATATTTGCTATAACATACACAACTTTCTGAAGATTTTTTCTGTATATGTCGTTTTGTGAAGAGCCTTTTTCAACCTTTACAAACGTTCCTATTAGAATCCCGCCTTTTGGTGTAGGTATTTTCATAGACAGGAGCTTTTCAATAGATGTCCTGCTTTTGTCATCTAACCTTACAACAATACTAACTGGGTTTATATCTTTCTCAGAGTGGAGCAGTCCTACAGAATATCCTGCAAGTGCTATTCTCATTGTTTTTACGATAACATCTTCTGTCAGCTGATATTTCCTGACCTTTTCCCTGTCTATCTTCAGTATGTATTCCCTCTGGGGCAGGTTTGCGTATATTCCCACGTCTATTATTCCTGATGTCTGTTCAAATATCTTCTTTATCTTCTGAGCTATTTGAAGCTGAACGCTATAATCGGGTCCGTAAACCTCTGCAACAATTGGAGATAATACAGGTGGTCCCGGTGGAGGTTCAACAACAGCAACATATTTTGCACCATTTTCTTTTGCTATTTTATAAATATCTTCCCTTATCCTCTCTGCTATCTCATGAGACTGGGCTTTCCTGTCGTGTTTTCCTATGAGATTAACCTTTATCATTGCATAGTACGGAGCTTCCCTGAGATAGTAATGCCTTGCAAGACCATTAAAGTCAAATGGAGCAGGAACACCTGCGTATATTACGTAGTTCTTTACTTCATTAACATTTTTTATGTAATCTGCTATCTTCTTTGCCACCGTATATGTTTTTTCAACTGTTGTACCTTCCGGCATATCTAAAACGATAAACAGCTCACTTTTGTTGTCATAAGGAAGCATCTTTACAAGAACTGCTCTTTTTACTAAAAAGCCAACAGAAACAACAAGGAGCAACCCCATAGCTCCCAAAAATATCCATCTTTTCAGTCTGCTTTTAAAGAGAGGCATGTAAATCTTCTCAAACAGCTTTGCAAGAAAGCCTGCTGTTCTCTCTTCCTCTTTTTCTAAATCTTCAGGCGTTAAAGTTTCTGCTTCGTGTTTCAACCATCTTATCGCAAGATAAGGGGTCAGGATAAATGCAACAAGCATGGAGAAGAACATTGCAACGGAGGAGTTGATAGGTATGGGTCTCATATAAGGACCCATCATTCCTGTAA contains the following coding sequences:
- a CDS encoding efflux RND transporter permease subunit, translated to MDKIKKDYGMAGKIAKAFVNSPLTPLLVLASLLMGLFAVMTTPRDEEPQIVVPMIDIMVPVPGAQSKDIDKLITKPLEKIMWEIPDVEYVYSYAGDGFGITTVRFYVGTNPEDALVRLYSKLNSNMYRMPPGTMQPIVKPKSIDDVPILSLTFYSKKYSSYEIRRIVEQIEDEIKQLTNVSETTIIGSKPKTIYIYFDPAKLNAYNIMLPQVVQSLQQANMTLPSGEFDENNYRVKVRTGKFFKTVEDVKNVVVTVYNGKPIFVKDVAEVFEGEGEPTNYVQFGYGVHGEGDRNDIYNAVTLAVAKKTGSNAVIVAETILHKLEELKGKVIPDDIYVKVTRNYGETATEKANELIEHLLIATFSIVLLIAVTLGWRESLIVAVTIPVTLAIALFLSEMYGYSLNRVTLFALIFSIGILVDNSIVVLENIHRWFEMRKLPPDEAAVVATDEVGNPTILATFAVIVALLPMAFVTGMMGPYMRPIPINSSVAMFFSMLVAFILTPYLAIRWLKHEAETLTPEDLEKEEERTAGFLAKLFEKIYMPLFKSRLKRWIFLGAMGLLLVVSVGFLVKRAVLVKMLPYDNKSELFIVLDMPEGTTVEKTYTVAKKIADYIKNVNEVKNYVIYAGVPAPFDFNGLARHYYLREAPYYAMIKVNLIGKHDRKAQSHEIAERIREDIYKIAKENGAKYVAVVEPPPGPPVLSPIVAEVYGPDYSVQLQIAQKIKKIFEQTSGIIDVGIYANLPQREYILKIDREKVRKYQLTEDVIVKTMRIALAGYSVGLLHSEKDINPVSIVVRLDDKSRTSIEKLLSMKIPTPKGGILIGTFVKVEKGSSQNDIYRKNLQKVVYVIANINDTIGSPVYPIIDLWDKIKEIKTPDGKGVTELLTHQPEIEDRYYVKWDGEWQITYETFRDMGIAFAVAIVVLYMLLVGWFGSFRMPAVIMSPIPFTLVGIVPGHWLMGAFFTATSMIGFIALAGIILRNSILLVQFAEDKLKEGYSVEEALLEAGIVRTRPILLTAAAIIVGAFVIIFDPIFNGLAIALIFGTGASTLITLVVVPVLYYMIERKRALTLGMTPAVPIDEKPEK